TGAACCGTTTCCAATAAGTTCGTTTGAAAACTGGAAACTATAATATTTTTATATTCCCAACCTTTTTTCTCAACAAAAAAAGCGATTAACCGACTTGCTTCGTCAGCCGTATCGTGTCCTTTTAGTTCTATATTTAACAAACACTTATTGTTTACAAAAGTTAAAACTTCAGACAAGGTTGGTATTTGGCAGTGTCCTTTGACTTCAACACGCTTTAATTGGTTCAATGTATATTTTGAAACCTCGCCAGAAGTATTCGTCATTCTGTCTAATGTGAAGTCATGAAACACCACTAACTGTCCCGATGCACATCTATGTACATCTATTTCAATACCATCGACACCTAAACTCAAAGCTTTTTTAATAGATTCTAAAGTGTTTTCGGCTAAATGCCCTTTAGCTCCTCGATGACCTATGCGTAATATGTTTTTATCCACTTTATAATTCTTATTAAAAATATTTTGACAAATTTAACATTAATAAAGTGGTTTTTAATGCATAAGTAATTAATCTTAATAGTGAAGTGATTTAAACTTTTCACAATTGGCTAAAAATGGTTCTTTTTTTGTCCATGAACCAGCTACTCAGGCTTAAATTTTTCATTTCAATCAGAAAAGTTTCAACGAGTTCAATAGAAAACTATCAAAAACCAAACCCTAATTTAAATGCTAGAAGCAATCCATCATGACTATGAAATGCCGAAAAATTTCCCGTAACCA
This genomic window from Mariniflexile sp. TRM1-10 contains:
- a CDS encoding glycerophosphodiester phosphodiesterase, yielding MDKNILRIGHRGAKGHLAENTLESIKKALSLGVDGIEIDVHRCASGQLVVFHDFTLDRMTNTSGEVSKYTLNQLKRVEVKGHCQIPTLSEVLTFVNNKCLLNIELKGHDTADEASRLIAFFVEKKGWEYKNIIVSSFQTNLLETVHKVNPNIPLGVITDTNLDEAVNFAKTINAVSIHPDYTMLTQEIVEKLKEDFKVFTFTVNNLKPIKRIKSYGVDGIISDFPERL